Proteins found in one Streptococcus iniae genomic segment:
- a CDS encoding thiamine pyrophosphate-dependent dehydrogenase E1 component subunit alpha: MVTVSKEKHMDMFLKMERIREFDSRINKLVRRGFVQGMTHFSVGEEAANVGAVAHLTYDDIIFSNHRGHGQSIAKDMDLNKMMAELAGKATGVSKGRGGSMHLADFEKGNYGTNGIVGGGYALAVGAALTQQYNETNNIVVAFSGDGATNEGSFHESVNMAATWKLPVIFFIINNRYGISMNINNATNTPHLYTRAEAYGIPGFYCEDGNDLMAVYETMDQAVAHVRGGNGPAIVEVESYRWFGHSTADAGKYRTKEEVDAWKEKDPMIKYRAYLTAEGIATDEELDAIQAQVKQEVDDAYEYAQNSPDPELSVAYEDIWVD; the protein is encoded by the coding sequence ATGGTAACAGTTTCGAAAGAAAAACATATGGATATGTTCTTGAAAATGGAACGTATTCGTGAATTTGACTCACGTATTAACAAACTCGTTCGTCGTGGATTTGTACAAGGGATGACCCATTTCTCAGTTGGTGAAGAAGCAGCCAACGTTGGTGCAGTAGCACATTTAACTTATGATGATATCATCTTTTCAAATCACCGTGGACATGGTCAATCAATTGCAAAAGACATGGATCTTAATAAAATGATGGCTGAACTTGCTGGTAAAGCTACAGGAGTCTCAAAAGGGCGTGGTGGCTCAATGCATTTGGCTGACTTTGAAAAAGGTAATTATGGAACTAACGGTATCGTTGGTGGTGGTTATGCCCTTGCAGTTGGTGCAGCATTGACACAACAATACAATGAAACAAATAACATTGTTGTTGCCTTTTCTGGTGATGGTGCAACAAATGAAGGATCATTCCATGAGTCTGTTAATATGGCTGCAACTTGGAAACTTCCAGTGATTTTCTTTATCATCAATAACCGTTATGGTATTTCAATGAATATCAACAATGCAACAAACACTCCTCATTTATACACTCGTGCAGAAGCTTATGGCATTCCAGGTTTCTACTGTGAAGATGGCAATGATTTAATGGCTGTTTATGAAACTATGGATCAAGCAGTAGCTCATGTTCGTGGTGGCAATGGTCCAGCAATTGTCGAAGTAGAATCATACCGTTGGTTTGGTCACTCAACAGCTGACGCTGGTAAATACCGTACTAAAGAAGAAGTTGATGCTTGGAAAGAAAAAGATCCAATGATCAAATACAGAGCTTACCTTACAGCAGAAGGAATTGCAACAGATGAGGAACTTGATGCTATCCAAGCACAAGTTAAACAAGAAGTTGACGATGCTTATGAGTATGCTCAAAACAGTCCTGATCCAGAATTATCAGTAGCATACGAAGATATTTGGGTTGACTAA
- a CDS encoding alpha-ketoacid dehydrogenase subunit beta — protein MTETKLMALREAVNLAMTEEMRKDDKIFLMGEDVGVYGGDFGTSVGMLEEFGPKRVKDTPISEAAISGAAIGAAITGLRPIIDVTFMDFLTIMMDAIVNNGAKNNYMFGGGLITPVTFRVASGSGIGSAAQHSQSLEAWMTHIPGIKVVAPGNANDAKGLLKSAIRDNNIVIFMEPKALYGKKEEVNQDPDFYIPLGKGEIKREGSDLTIVAYGRMLERVLQAAEEVAADGINVEVLDPRTLVPLDKELIIESVKKTGKLMLVNDAYKTGGYTGEIATMIAESEAFDYLDHPIVRLASEDVPVPYARVLEQAILPDVEKIKAAIVKMAKKGN, from the coding sequence ATGACAGAAACAAAATTAATGGCTTTGCGTGAAGCTGTGAATCTTGCCATGACTGAAGAAATGCGCAAGGATGACAAAATCTTCCTTATGGGAGAAGACGTTGGTGTTTATGGTGGTGACTTTGGAACATCTGTAGGCATGCTTGAAGAATTTGGACCAAAACGTGTTAAAGACACACCAATTTCAGAAGCTGCTATTTCAGGTGCTGCTATTGGTGCTGCTATTACAGGACTTCGTCCAATTATTGACGTAACATTCATGGACTTCTTAACAATTATGATGGATGCTATTGTTAACAATGGTGCTAAAAATAACTACATGTTTGGTGGTGGTTTAATCACACCAGTTACTTTCCGTGTTGCATCAGGTTCAGGTATTGGATCAGCTGCACAGCATTCTCAATCACTTGAAGCATGGATGACACATATTCCAGGAATCAAAGTAGTTGCTCCAGGTAATGCTAACGATGCTAAAGGACTTTTGAAATCAGCTATTCGTGATAATAATATTGTTATCTTTATGGAGCCAAAAGCACTTTACGGTAAAAAAGAAGAAGTTAACCAAGATCCAGATTTCTACATTCCACTTGGAAAAGGTGAAATTAAACGTGAAGGTTCTGACTTAACAATCGTTGCCTATGGTCGTATGCTTGAACGTGTTTTACAAGCGGCAGAAGAAGTAGCTGCTGATGGTATCAATGTTGAAGTTCTTGACCCTCGTACATTAGTTCCACTTGATAAAGAATTAATCATTGAATCTGTTAAGAAAACTGGTAAGTTAATGTTAGTTAACGACGCCTATAAAACAGGTGGATACACTGGTGAAATTGCAACAATGATTGCTGAAAGCGAAGCATTTGATTATCTTGACCACCCAATCGTACGTTTGGCAAGTGAAGATGTCCCTGTTCCTTATGCGCGCGTTCTTGAGCAAGCTATCTTACCAGATGTTGAAAAAATCAAGGCAGCTATTGTTAAAATGGCTAAAAAAGGAAACTAA